The genome window ACTGGCGCCAAACGGCGGTCCCAGAGCAGTCGTGCAGCAACGTCATAGGTCGCAAAGAGTGGGACCACACTTGCATCTCCCTCGATTAGGTTAAGTGCTTCCAGCATTGGTTGTCCGCTTCGGTGCGAGACCCGCAACGAGCACGAGTCGGCGCAGATATCGAACAGCCACTCCCTGCAACCACTGACTTCCACTTTTTTCACCCTTCGTAAAATTGACGAGTGCTGCTGAGCGGCTTCATAATAATTAGCTCGAGTTAAATAGTGCCCTGGAATTTAATTACGCCCACAGCATTGATCCCGGTTGAGGAATTTTCTCCGCGGCGAAAGCCAATCCCGACGCCAGGCGCCAGTGACCTGTTCGAATCAGGCCCCGAATTTTATAGTCCAGGAAGTTCCGCCAGGTTCGTTCCTTCAGTCGTTTGGATTGTCTCGAGCGCATTTCTTGCAAGCTCGTGCCCTCCGTCATCGTGTTCGGCTGATATACAATAATGCATCAGGATCAGTAAGGCCGAAAAAGCACCACGCACCGACCGCTGGCATTGCTCAGTAAAAGGGATTCGTTGAGACGCTTGAACTCCAACGTCTCTTGTATCTTGCGCAAAGACCTGCAAGCAGCGACAAAGCTGCTTGCTGAGTGGTGGATATATGCGAGCTCTTGCGGCTAAACGTTGAGCCTGCCGAAGCATCTTGCGTGCTCGATCGAACATTCCAGCATGGCAATACCAGTTTCCGCACTCGACGACCGCCGCGATCTGAAACGGCGACATCGCCACGTTTCAGCGGTAGCGAGTTCTCTTATCGCGTCCACAGGCAGGTCTCGAAAGCGTCGATCCGTAGCTTAGGTCTTATGAAGCCGCATCTCTGGGCTGCCGCCTGTCAATGCGCCAAAGGCGGCCGAACCGACTTGCGCCGCGTACTTTGCAAGGACTCCGGCGCTACAACGCGGCGCCGGTGCAGTCCAGCTGGCTGAACGTAACAGAAGCTCATCAGGAGATAGATCTACGTTGAGCTCGCGTGCCTCGACATCAATCGTAATGAGATCGCCGTTACGCAGAAGGGCAATAGGGCCGGCACAAGCGGCCTCGGGCGCCACGTGGCCCACCATAAGCCCGTGCGTGCCTCCAGAGAAGCGTCCATCGGTTACGAGTGCCACCTTGTTCATCAAACCGGCACCAACGATCGCACTAGTTACGCCCAGCATTTCACGCATTCCGGGTCCGCCCTTCGGGCCTTCGTACATGATGACCATGACGTCACCGCTTTGGATAGTTCCATGCATGACTGCCGCCATCGCGTCCTCTTCACATGTGAAGACTCGCGCCGGGCCACAATGGTAAGAGTGCTCGCGTCCAGCAATCTTGAGCACCGCTCCATCCGGAGCAACGTTGCCTTTCAGGATCGCGAGGCCGCCGCGCGGTCTAAACGGGCGTGCCACTGTAGCCACGACGGTTTGTTTTGGCGACTCCGTCGCAAGTGCCACCGTGTCCTCGAGCGTCCTCCCATCGGCCATTCGGACCGAGCCGTGCAACAAGTTCGCATTCAGCAATCGTCGCGCAATCAGCGCCGTTCCTCCGGCGCGGTCGACGTCGAGAGCGACATGTTTTCCGCCGGGCCTGAGATCTGCAATAATTGGCGTCCGCCGGCTAATCGCGTCGAAGTCATCGATCACTAAATTAACTCCAGCTTCATGCGCGATCGCCAGTAGATGAAGCACCGCATTGGTCGAACCTCCGGTCGCGGCCACGACTGCGATCGCGTTCTCAAAGGCCTTGCGCGTGAGGAGGTTCCGCGGTCGTACGTCGCGCGCCAACAGATCTAGAACTGTAGCGGCAGCCGTCTGCGCCCACCCCAAGCGACGATCATCAGTAGCGCCGGCAGTGGCGCTACCCATGGGGGCCAGGCCGAGATGTTCGATTGCCGTCGCCATTGTGTTTGCCGTGAACTGACCTCCGCAAGCACCGGGTCCGGGACATGCGCTATCTTCAATCTTGGCCAACTCTTTGTCATCGATGGTTCCGATAGCGTGTGCTCCGATCGCCTCAAAGACATCGATGATGGTAATATCGCGGCCGCGATGACGTCCAGGAGCGATAGGCCCACCGTACAACATCACTGAAGGCACGTTGAGGCGCGCAAGCGCCATCGCGGCGCCTGGAATTGTTTTGTCGCAACCGACAAGCGCCACAATGCCATCAAACATGTAGCCCAGTCCCATTAGCTCGATCGAATCGGCGATGACTTCGCGACTCACCAATGAAGACTTCATTGCTGCGGTCCCCATTGCAATACCATCGCTGATGGCAATCGTATTGAATTCCATTGGTGTACCACCCGCTGCTCGGACGCCGCGTTTCACATGCTCGCTAAGGTGTCGGAGGTGAAAACCGCACGGCATGGTTTCAGTCCATGTGTTCGCGATGCCGATAATCGGTCTTCGCAGGTCATCGTCGGTGAAGCCAATTGCCTTGAACATGGCACGCGCAGCCGCTCGTTCTACCCCTTGCGTGATCGTTGCGCTGCGCGCGTTGAGCTGCGTCACGCGGATCCCACCGCGGGGAGTGTTGCTAAAATGCCAAGGTCGTTGAGTTGCCGTACGATCGCGTACATGTCGTCAGGCTTCCGTAACTCGACAGTAAGGTCCAGCTGCATGCACTTGGCTAGCACATTAGGAAACGTCCTGCGGTGAGATACTTCGAGCACGTTGGCGCCATTGCGCGCGACAACCTCGGAGACTCCAGCCAGGCCACCAGGAACGTCGAGCACTTCTGCGCGCAAGCACACGACGCGCCGTTCCCGCAAGCGCACGCGCGAAATGACATATGCAAGAAGCCCTGTGTCAATGTTGCCGCCTGAGAGTATAAGTCCAACGCGCGCGCTACGGAAACTGGCGCGGTGTTGGAGAAGTGCAGCGACGCCCAAGGCCCCAGCTCCCTCCGTAACCGTTTTCTCGTCCTCCAGGAGTAGGTGTACTGCAAATTCGAGCGCATCTTCATCGACAAGGAGGACATCGTCTATAAGGGCTTTGGCCATTGATAGATTCAAGTCGCCGACTCGCGCCACTGCGACGCCTTCAGCCAGCGTAGCGCCGCCTACGGGCGACGGCAGGTTGTTTAAGGCATTGTGCAATGCTGGATAAAGTGTGGTCTGAACGCCGATGACGCGAATGTGGGGATTAAGTGCTTTCGCGATCAGAGCGACACCACTGATAAGTCCACCGCCTCCCACTTGAACTAGTAGCACGTCAAGATTCGGAAAGGCTTGCAGTAGCTCAAGCCCTACCGTTCCTGCCCCCGCAACAATCACCGGATCGTCGAAAGGGGAGATAAACGACTTGCCGTTACTCTCAGCGATTTTGACCGCCTTCGTGGTTGCTTCTGAGACGGTCGACCCGTGCAGTAAGACCCGTCCACCGTATGCCTCGGTGCTGCGTATTTTACAGTAGGGGGTGCCATGGGGCATGACAATCGTGCTACTCGTACCTAGCTGCGAGGCGCTAAATGCCACGCCCTGCGCGTGATTACCGGCCGAAGCGGTGACGATCCCGTTTCGCCTTTCGCCGCGGGTCAAACTCGACAGCTTAACATGGGCGCCGCGCATTTTAAAGGATCCGGTGTGTTGCGTATTCTCATACTTCAGTACGACGTCCGCACCCGCGAGCCGTGAAAGTGCTTCCGACGGTAAGCACGGGGTCTTGAGCGCTACGCCTTCGAGCACGCTCGCTGCGCGTCTAACGTCATCTGCCGTGGGCCAATCGCTAGACAATTTGTCGTATTGCTCCTTGACTAGACCTCCGTTGCCCGGAGGGAACGCTCTCTGATTGCTGCTCTCAGTCGACTTGAGCGCGCCGTTACGCGGATTTAGCATACCCGGAACTTTAGATCTTCGTCCTGGCGCGTCGCCTCAGTACGTTCGCGCAGCCAGGGCATAAACGAACGTAATCGCGCGCCAACCTGTTCGATCTCATGTTTCCGAGCAGACTGTCCATAATCGAGAAGGCGTGGCTTACCATTGCTGTGCTCCGTCGCCCATTCACGGGCGAACGTGCCATCTTGGATCTGCAAGAGCAGGTCACGCATCGCCTTACGTGATGACTCTCCGATGACGCGCTGACCACACGAATAGTCACCGAAGCGAGCGGTGTTGCTGATGCAGTCGCGCATACCCTCGATACCCTGCGCATGTATTAAGTCGACGATTAGTTTGAGTTCGTGGACGCATTCGAAGTAGGCCATTTCCGGCGAATAGCCAGCCCCGACGAGGGTCTCGAATCCCGCAACCACCAGCGACGTAAGACCTCCGCAGAGCACGGCTTGCTCACCGAAGAGATCCGTTTCGGTTTCTTCGCGAAATGTAGTCTCTACGATGCCGGCGTGGCCGGCACCGATTGCAGAAGCATACGCAAGCGCCACATCGCTCGAATTCCCGCTAGGATCCTGGTGAATAGCGATTAAGCACGGTACACCCCGTCCCTTTTCGTACTCAGAGCGCACCAACGGCCCCGGTGCTTTGGGCGCTACCATGAAAACATTGATGTCGGATGGAGCAACAATCGATCCGAAGTGAATCGCAAATCCATGTGCGAACGCAAGGTACGTCCCTGACCTGAGGGACTCGACGATTGAATCTAGGAAGACCGCGGGTTGTTCTTCGTCGGGAATGAGGACCATTACGACATCGCCAAAGGATGCGGCTTCCTCGATTGAGATAACGCGTAGACCATCAGCGCGTGCGGCATTTGCCGAAGGGGCGGCGCTTCGCAAGCCGATGACGACTTCGAATCCGGAATCGCGGAGGTTCAACGCATGAGCGCGACCTTGGCTTCCGTACCCGATTACTGCGATCACTTTGCGCGTAGCACCTTTGGATTAGCGGTGGAACTTCTCACGGGGAATACCTCGTATCGTAAGCGATAATTTTTTCGATCTGCGAGTCGAGCAGCCGCAACGAGTCATCACTGCCACGCAGCTCGATGTGTACGTGATAGTAAGATAGGTCGCCATTATACTCAGCGGTCACGAATGTATAGGTACACCGACAACGTTCGGCGAGGTTGATGATCCGCGCCAGGGTTCGCGCGTCAGCTAGCTTCAGCAAGCGCTTCATGCTGGCGACCCGTCCATCATATGGCCGACGCTCGTTCCGGCCGGAATTATGGGCCAGACGTTTTCGTGAGGATAACACGAACAGTGCAGTAAGGCCGCCCGGGGTTCGCGGATAAAGCGACCCATGGCTTCGGCGAGATTCGAGCGCGCGTCAACACGTTTCGAATTGATATCGTAGGCCCGAGCGAGGAGCGTAAAATCGGGGTTCTCGGGCAGCTGCGTTTCGGAATAGCGGCAGTCAAAGAAGAGTTCTTGCCACTGGCGCACCATTCCAAGGTGAGCGTTGTCGATGAGCAGAATTTTCACGGGAAGGTTGTATCGCCGCAGCGTTGCCAGCTCTGCCATTGACATTTGAAAGCCACCGTCGCCAACGACCGCGAACACCGGTCTGTTTGGGTGCGCGATCTGCGCACCAATGGCTGCCGGTAGGCCGAACCCCATGGAACCCAGGCCGCCGGATGAGATGAACGATGTCATATCACGAGGTGAAACTCTTTGCGCAGCCCACATTTGATGCTGCCCCACGTCTGTAGTCACGATTGCGTCGGTAGGTAATGCCGCAAAGAATGAATCAAGCGCATCGGTTGCCGATAAATAGCGGTCCTGACTAGCATCGATTGGCAGTGATGCACTTGGAGCGAGCGTCAGGCGCAGCCATTCCGAGCCGACGTGCATTACAGTCGTCCGCAGGCGGGCGTTGAGTTGTTCGATAGTTCCGCGCAAGTCTCCATGCAGCGCAATATCCACGCGAACGGTTTTTCCAAACTCGCTGGCGTCAATGTCGGCATGGATAATGTCGCGCGCATTCGGTGCGAAGGTTTGAGGATCGCCCGTAATCCGGTCATCGAAGCGCATGCCGAGCGCAACTAGGCAATCCGTTTGCTCGATCGCAAGATTTGCACGCCTCGTACCATGCATGCCGGCCATTCCGAGAAAAAGGGGGTCGCAAGGATCCGAGCATCCGAGCCCATGAAGCGTAGCACAGTGCGGTACTCCGAGGAGACGTAACAAGGCGCGATAGGCAGCCGTGGCACCGCTCCAGCGGGCGCCTCCGCCCACCATAATCAGGGGCCGCGTTGCACGTCGCAGCGCCTCAACAGCCGCCTTAACGCTTACGGCATGCGCTTGTCGAAGATCTCCCTGCTGCGCCGCGGTATCGTTTCGGCTCGTGCCCGCGTAATCGGTGGACGCGTCCCTTGTAAATGCACGCCGTTCAAGACGCGCTTTTAGCACATCCGACGGCAGATCCACGAGTGCGGTCCCCGGCCGTGGCCCACGCGCGCTCTTAAAAGCTGCACGTAGCGCCGGTTCAATATCCTGAACGTTTCGGACCACCTCACTGCGTTTGGTGATTGCTTGCGTGATGCCGACGATGTCAATCTCTTGAAAGGCGTCAGTACCCATCATGCTGCTTCGGACTTGACCCGTGATCGCCACTAGTGGAACGTTGTCAAGAAGCGCATCCGCGATCCCGGTAACTAGGTTCGTCGCTCCGGGACCAGATGTGGCCATGCAAACGCCAGTACGTCCGGTTGTGCGCGCATAACCGCTTGCCGCAAACGCAGCTGCCGCTTCGTGTCGCACAAGAATATGCCGCACGTCGTGACTATACAGAGCGTCGTACAACGGCATAATCGCGCCCCCGGGATACCCGAAGATGACTTCAACGCCCTCATCAGCAAGAACATCGAGCGCAATTTCAGCGCCGGTTCGAGTTTTCAAAAACCTTAAACCTCCATAAAAAAGAAGAGCCTCCGCATCGGCGGAGGCTCTTCTGCTTGCTCTTCGTTATGCTTACGCAGTAGCCAACCGTCGCCGATCCTTGCAGCAACGAATAATTATGGCGACGTAAACGACTTGCGGGACGGTAAACATTTGCGCAACCTTATCACACGATGCTAGGTGTGTCAACCGCACTTACGCTCATGAACGGAGAGAAGTTGCAGTACGGTTCCGTTGAGGCGCGCGTTGCGAAGGTCATGCAGTAAGCGTAGCGGACAAACCGACAAGGGTTGTTCACGCGTTAAGAGCGGGCATATCAAGGTTGTCCAATACCCCTCGTCGCCAGAACATCATTTGGGGAAGCCCGGTTCGCGGACGATCTCCGCAATCGGCGTGCGGGTCGGCTCGGCGCAACGCAGTGCACTGATAATTTGTGCGTCGACTATCCTGACTTAGGCAATGGCGCTCCTCTCCCTTGATCGGGATTTCGCCATCATTTCCACCAACCCGTGGCGAAAGATCTTGGTAGAACAACCATGTTGGGAAAGGCATCCGCATGCGAAGTTAAGGATCACGAACCGACGTAGCAGCTTTCAGTCTCAGTAAATTGCGAACAAAGACCGATTCAGGCTGATCCTTGCGATAGTCAGCCGTTCCAGAGCACTATTCCGGAACGTCGGGGCTGATAGCGGAGCCAATTGGCTGCTCCAAGTTGGTAAGGCTGGCGATTGGACTGCCACCAGCCGGGAAGTTAAAGATGTTCGCTCGGGAATTTACCGAGTCGGGCCCAAGCAGCCGCGAGCCTTTGATCGTTGCTTGGGGAATATCGCACAGGTTAACCTTGCAGCTCATGACGACCGAGCTAGTAACTTTATACGTTGTCGGATCAACGAGATAGAACGTCGGCGGAAGAGTGACCTGGTCGCCCACCACCATTGTCTTTGTCTTACCTGACCACGCCACAGTGCCGGGGCCGAGAATGGTCGCGCCTCCGAGTGTGATCGGCGTCGCCTGCCCGTTGCTCGTGTCGAGTGCGACGAGGCCCGCGCGATAGCTTCGGGTTATGCCAGAAACCCACACGGTGGACGTGTTGTTAACATAACCGACGAAAAAATCCTGATAGAGGCCGGCGTTGAATTCGGTCGGGCTTCCGGTGCCTCCGGGGTAAACGATAACGTTACCGCCGGCACTAGAGCTAGGCCCATACAAGTTTGAAACAGCGAGATCTCCCGTCTTCCTGTTGATCGCGCAACCGCCGGGGTAGCCATCAGGATCTTTCAGCGCTTTTATGAACGCGCCGCTGTGTGAGTACACATCGATGGTAGCGGTTTGGAGGTTTGCGATGTATACGTTTCCTTTTCTATCGCTACACATGCCTGAGGGATTGCCGAATTGTTCCGGCGGCGAAGCGAGCTGGCCGATGTACGTACCTGTCGGATAGGCATACATTTGGACTGCGTTCGCTTCGCCGTCGCTGATAAAGGCCGTTTTGGTGTAGCCACAGCAGTTCGGCTTGATCGCGTGCGTATGTAGACGGACGCTGCCATGGTGTACTGCGACCTTCGCGAGAAGTACCGAAGTCGAGAAAACCTTCCCGTTAAAGAGCGCCTTTATAACACTGGGCTGCCCGGCCGCTGCAGGAGCTAACTCCGAACTAGCGCCGCTGCCGCAGCTTGTCAGAAGCGCAACGGCGGCAGTAAGGCAGACTGCATACTTGGTCGGTTGAGAGATATTCATAGTGCTGTCCCTTTCTAGCATTTCAAGTCTGCCGCGGCCAAAGGAAAGGACGCGAAAACACCTAGTCCTCAAAATGCAAGCTGTGGTTATGCTTTTTAAAAGATCGTAGAAGCCGTGAAAATCCGTACTAGAGTTGCAACCGTTGGAAGCACGAGCACGGGCGTGCCTTATTAACGCGCAAGTCTCTCGGCCTGAAAGGTCCCACGGTCTCGCGGCTCTTGGCGGCGTTGCTGGAAGATCGCGTTCGAAGCCATACAGTTCACGGTGCTCAGTCCGGATTTTTGAAGTCCTTTCCACTTATAGCCCACGCCTCACGCTTCTTAGTAGGAAATGAACATTTACTCAAAACCAACGCGGTCAAACGACAAGCGTGGCTGCAATCGTGCGGAGGAAAGCGGCCGGTACAAGCGCCCGACGCCCTCCATGAATCAATTTTGGATGTCCAAAAGGACTGTCTGTCAAGGCTATCTCGTCTGGTCTCCAGCACTGAGGACCACACCTTCGGGGACCCAACCGGAAGGTAGCACGACCCGTTTCCCAGGTTGCGGGCTTCCACCCACTGGATATGCCCACGTATCGACCACGTCATTGTTAACATCAGCGCCGACGACGCCCTTCGCTCCTGTCTTCAGAAACGGTTGCACCACCTGAATACCGTACTGTCCACTAAGAGTGGTTGCAATGCCATTCCCCGTTAGGGTTCTACCCGAGAGTGTTGCCTGGTACAGGACAGGCGCACCCGACTCGCTCTGTTGATCGCCCACTATGAAGTTTTTGCCATCGAACATTACTGCGCCGGCACGGCTGATGGTAAGCTTTTTCATTATTAGTGAGACCAATGAAGAGCCGCCCATCGGAAGTTCATCGACGGCGGTCGTGAACGGTGGATAATATTCACCAGGTTCTTCAGCCTGGACCAAACAGTTGCCCTTCTTGTCATAGCCGGGAAAGTAGACGTACCAATTATTCGGTTCCGAGTACGTGGTCGACTTGCCGTTGTGGAAGACTACCAACTGTCCCTTGCTAGTAGCCCCGCTGATTATGCCCACCGCTAGATCGCCATTAACCGGATTAATCGCGCAGCCGACTGGAGATTCGTTCGGGATATCGAACGTCGCGATCGGCGATACGCCTCCATGCGCATATTCTAGGACATTGCCAGGATACGAGTTGGCGATGTAGACGTTCTGAGCCTTATCTACACACATGCCTGCAGGTCGCTCCAGTCCCGTTATTGTTCCGATCAAGGTCTTCGATGGGTACTTGTACATGCGTACGACGCTGCTATACCAGTCCGAGACGTACAAAAGCTCGCTCTTCGCGACGTTTTTCGCCATCGATGATTCGAGCTGACCGCTGCTGATCCCAAGTTGAACCCCGGCGAAGCGACCTGCTTTCGCTTGATCTCCGGTGATCGCGCTCTGTACGGCTATGGGGGTTGGTGGTTCGCTCCCGGCTCCATTGCTGCAGCCCCCAAGCATCCCCGCAACCAGCAGCGAGCCCAGTAAGCATTCCCTTGACCGTGACTCCTTCATGAATTAATACTCCCTACTTCCAAGACCGGCGACGCGGAAACCTCGCCCTAAGCGGACGCTCCGCGATTGTATAAACGTCGTAAGGACGGCGTCAAGGGTAAGGTGAGAAATTGGAGGGCTGTGAGAAAACAACTCTCACCGAGCAATCTCGTCTCTCAGGTCGCGAGCCTCCTTGGCATAGCGAGAGTCGCTCATAATGGAAGCCGCGGCCTTGTACGCGTTGTATACGTCCATACGACTTCCACTATGCTCTTGGATATCTATGCATGCCCGGATTCGTTCTTGGGCTAACGGCTTATCGCCGATCGCATCAGCGCCAGATGCGATGAGGCATTGCAAGGCCCCATCTAGACGCGTCAGGCCAGTCGCGGAGGCAATTGGCTGAGCCGCACCTGCAACTTTGAGACTTGCCTTGAGGCGGCCACTCTTCGCGAAGTATTCAGCAAGCAGTATTCGAAAGAATATCCAGTGATGGCTACGCTCGGTGAACCTATCGTTGAGCCCGATGAGCAGTGTTCCGACATGAGGCCATAACGGGGTGTTGAGCAAAGCAGCAGCGACGGAGAGACGAACCCAGCCTTCGAGATAATGACCCCCAAAATCTTTGGACAAGCTCGAAGCCTGCTTCGAATATGCCAGAGCTTCTTCCGCGTTACCAACCATTGAATTTACAGTCATGAGATCAGCCACGGCAAGCACAATACTGGAAAGAGACTTGCTATTGCGAGCCAGTTCGAGAGCCTCGCGGTATGCATCAATTCGGCGAGCGATATCGTTACGCTCGGATACATCGGGCGCAATCCACTGGTGTCGACACTCGAGGCGAACCGCATAGCTTTTGAGAGGAGACGAAGCTGGCAAAGCAGAGGCACATTCCAGGGCGCGCATCGCCAAAGTCTTCGAACGATTGAAATTGCCGACAACCTCGTATTGGGCGCTACACTCCATCAAAGATTCTACGATCACTGCTGTACGCGAAGGGTCGAGCACGAGCGCGGCCGCGGGGGCATCATTCAACGCATCCTGTGCGATCTCCAGTGCTTCCGCCGAATGTGGTCCGTCAAAGGTTAGTCTGGCGAGACCAACCTTTATCTCGCAACGAGCCAGCGCAGCTTCGAGAGCGTCTAGCTGGCTGGGGAAGTTCAATAGTACTGCGGCATCATCAAGCGACGACCGAGCTTGAAGTGGGCTACCGCATTCTCGGTGAACAGCTGCAGCGATGCATAGGGCTCTTATTTTGGCTGACGCGGATGCACGCACCGCAATGTCTTCACAAAGTCGCAGGGCTCCCGCAAAATCGCCGATCCAGAATCGCTGTTCGGCCACACCCAATCGCGCATTAGCAAGATCGCTCGCGACTTGGACTACAGGACGGGGCGACGATCCGGCTTTCGAAATTATCGCTGTGATTCGCAGACACAGGCGAGCCTTGTCGCGATAATATTGTTGAACGGACAAACCTAGCTTGCTCGCCGCCACTCGATACGTTTCCCGACGAGCGTAGAATTGCTCGAACAACAGTCTGTTCCTCCGAGCGCGTTGTACTCGCCCCGTCGAAAGATCCTCGCGCTCGCATTCAACGGCCGCGGCTCGAATAGCGGTTCTGATACGCACCAGCGCATTGTTCGCGCTGTGGGTATCTTTAGTCGACTGCGTATCGAAGTATCCTTTAGTAATTGGGTTTCGTTGCAGCTCTTCAGGATGGTCTAAGTTGCGAAAAAGATGCTGCGTTGCGGCTCGAATAGATCTTGTAATATTTGCGCGGGGCATCTCTACCTCTTGATTTCTGTCACACTTTACTGACCAGTTCATTCCCTCGTAAAGGGACGATTAGGATCGAGCCACCTGTTCCATTCTTGCGACCTTCAGCTCCAGCCAATCCGCGTATAGAGTTCACCGAAGCGGTATCGCTTACATCCAGGTACCGCGAACCGTTCCATCCTTCCCCAGTTTGAAGCAGAATCGCCGTGGTGTAAGGCAACACTGAAGCATAGCCAAGCGACCGGCGTCGCTGCTACGTCAGTTCAGACGCTTCGCACGCGCGGAAAAGAATGCGGCGTTCTGATTTGCCAACGGCGTCGATGAGTCCGTGA of Candidatus Tumulicola sp. contains these proteins:
- the ilvD gene encoding dihydroxy-acid dehydratase is translated as MTQLNARSATITQGVERAAARAMFKAIGFTDDDLRRPIIGIANTWTETMPCGFHLRHLSEHVKRGVRAAGGTPMEFNTIAISDGIAMGTAAMKSSLVSREVIADSIELMGLGYMFDGIVALVGCDKTIPGAAMALARLNVPSVMLYGGPIAPGRHRGRDITIIDVFEAIGAHAIGTIDDKELAKIEDSACPGPGACGGQFTANTMATAIEHLGLAPMGSATAGATDDRRLGWAQTAAATVLDLLARDVRPRNLLTRKAFENAIAVVAATGGSTNAVLHLLAIAHEAGVNLVIDDFDAISRRTPIIADLRPGGKHVALDVDRAGGTALIARRLLNANLLHGSVRMADGRTLEDTVALATESPKQTVVATVARPFRPRGGLAILKGNVAPDGAVLKIAGREHSYHCGPARVFTCEEDAMAAVMHGTIQSGDVMVIMYEGPKGGPGMREMLGVTSAIVGAGLMNKVALVTDGRFSGGTHGLMVGHVAPEAACAGPIALLRNGDLITIDVEARELNVDLSPDELLLRSASWTAPAPRCSAGVLAKYAAQVGSAAFGALTGGSPEMRLHKT
- the ilvB gene encoding biosynthetic-type acetolactate synthase large subunit, producing MKTRTGAEIALDVLADEGVEVIFGYPGGAIMPLYDALYSHDVRHILVRHEAAAAFAASGYARTTGRTGVCMATSGPGATNLVTGIADALLDNVPLVAITGQVRSSMMGTDAFQEIDIVGITQAITKRSEVVRNVQDIEPALRAAFKSARGPRPGTALVDLPSDVLKARLERRAFTRDASTDYAGTSRNDTAAQQGDLRQAHAVSVKAAVEALRRATRPLIMVGGGARWSGATAAYRALLRLLGVPHCATLHGLGCSDPCDPLFLGMAGMHGTRRANLAIEQTDCLVALGMRFDDRITGDPQTFAPNARDIIHADIDASEFGKTVRVDIALHGDLRGTIEQLNARLRTTVMHVGSEWLRLTLAPSASLPIDASQDRYLSATDALDSFFAALPTDAIVTTDVGQHQMWAAQRVSPRDMTSFISSGGLGSMGFGLPAAIGAQIAHPNRPVFAVVGDGGFQMSMAELATLRRYNLPVKILLIDNAHLGMVRQWQELFFDCRYSETQLPENPDFTLLARAYDINSKRVDARSNLAEAMGRFIREPRAALLHCSCYPHENVWPIIPAGTSVGHMMDGSPA
- the ilvA gene encoding threonine ammonia-lyase, translating into MLNPRNGALKSTESSNQRAFPPGNGGLVKEQYDKLSSDWPTADDVRRAASVLEGVALKTPCLPSEALSRLAGADVVLKYENTQHTGSFKMRGAHVKLSSLTRGERRNGIVTASAGNHAQGVAFSASQLGTSSTIVMPHGTPYCKIRSTEAYGGRVLLHGSTVSEATTKAVKIAESNGKSFISPFDDPVIVAGAGTVGLELLQAFPNLDVLLVQVGGGGLISGVALIAKALNPHIRVIGVQTTLYPALHNALNNLPSPVGGATLAEGVAVARVGDLNLSMAKALIDDVLLVDEDALEFAVHLLLEDEKTVTEGAGALGVAALLQHRASFRSARVGLILSGGNIDTGLLAYVISRVRLRERRVVCLRAEVLDVPGGLAGVSEVVARNGANVLEVSHRRTFPNVLAKCMQLDLTVELRKPDDMYAIVRQLNDLGILATLPAVGSA
- the ilvC gene encoding ketol-acid reductoisomerase yields the protein MIAVIGYGSQGRAHALNLRDSGFEVVIGLRSAAPSANAARADGLRVISIEEAASFGDVVMVLIPDEEQPAVFLDSIVESLRSGTYLAFAHGFAIHFGSIVAPSDINVFMVAPKAPGPLVRSEYEKGRGVPCLIAIHQDPSGNSSDVALAYASAIGAGHAGIVETTFREETETDLFGEQAVLCGGLTSLVVAGFETLVGAGYSPEMAYFECVHELKLIVDLIHAQGIEGMRDCISNTARFGDYSCGQRVIGESSRKAMRDLLLQIQDGTFAREWATEHSNGKPRLLDYGQSARKHEIEQVGARLRSFMPWLRERTEATRQDEDLKFRVC